The genomic segment CATTTCACTCACAAAGTTGCAAGCGATGGTGTCCGCGTAGCTTTCGGGATCCTCAATGGTTTCCAAGTGCTGGGCGAGAGAGTCGGAATTGACCACTTGGGGCAGGAGTTGCTCCCGGACGATCGATCGAAGTTCCTCCAGTTCGTCGTCCACCTCGGGAGCGTTCAGTCCTTCGGTCGGGATCGACCGAACACGAGCGCGGTCATAAGGTTGATCGTAGAACCACTCCACAAACTCCACCCGCCGCAGGCCATGAAGAATGAGATGGGCCGTGCCATCGGGCCGGGTGACACAGGCTCGAATCAAGCCCAGGGAAGAAAAGCGCAATGGAGTGTCTTCACCGGAAACGCGGGTCCCGATGCAGAACATTCGGTCGCCCGAGAGAGCCTCCTCCAGCATTTTTTGGAAACGCTCCTCGAAGATGTAGAGGGGCAAGACGCCGGTTGGCAAAAGACAACTTCCCGGCAAGGACATGACCGGATAGATGGAGTCGTGAGAGTTGGTGGGTTCGGTTTCCAAAGAATCGGAAGGCGGAATGCCTGCATCCTTTACGAGACGCGTCGGCAATCGGTTGAGGGGGGGGTGGATCAATTTTCGAGGGAGCGAGGCCTCGGCAAAATCCAAAGTTTCTTTTGATGTTCCTGGCAATTGTGATTTAATTCCGCCCCTTCCAATCCGGGGGGGTCTCGGGCCAAGTCGGTCTGAGGGTCGATTTGACAAAAAATGACTGCACAAGCCACATCCCTAGACCAACTCAAGCTGCACGAAAAGGACACCGGCAGCGCGGACGTCCAGATCGCCCTTCTAACAGGGCGCATCACCCACCTCACCGAGCATCTTTCGGGGCACAAAAAGGATTTCTCGACCCGACGCGGCCTTTTGAAGCTCGTGGCTCGTCGCCGCAAGCTCTTGGACTACCTCAAACGCACCAACGAGGAGCGCTACAGCAAAGTGCTCCAAGAACTTGGTTTGCGCCGTTAACCTCGTCCTCTCCCAAGCGACCTCCGTTTGAGGGCGTCTTCTTCATGCGTTGTGACCGGGCGCTTGGCTTCGGCCCTCTTTCCTCCGAGCCGCTCTGCGATCGGACTCCCTTTTTTCCCTCTCCTAACTTATAGAATCAAAAACCATGAGTATCCACTCCATCACTTGCCAAGTCGGCGAGAATCCCATCACGATCGAAACCGGAAAAATGGCCCGTCTGGCCGACGGCGCGGTCACTGTCCAATGCGGTGAGACCGTCATGGTCGTGACCGCGGTCTCCCAACCCAAAATCAAAGAGGGCCAAAGTTGGTTCCCTCTTTCGGTCGAATACAAAGAAAAAGCCTCCGCGGCGGGCGTCTTCCCAGGAGGCTACTTCAAGCGGGAGGGGCGTCCCACCGAAAAGGAGATTCTCACCTGCCGGATGACGGACCGCCCCCTGCGCCCTCTCTTCCCCAAAGGCTACCTCTACGATACCCAGATCGTGGCTTTGCTGCTTTGCGCCGATGGCGTCAATGACGCGGACATTCTCTCCATGAACGGGGCTTCGGCCGCTCTCTGCATTTCTGACATCCCCTTTGCCGGACCCATTGGGGCGGTGCGAGTGGGGCGAATCGAAGGTGATTTCGTGATCAATCCCACTTTCGACCAGCGCGAAGAAAGCGATCTGGATCTTGTCTACGTCGGCAACAAGACCGATGTCATCATGATCGAAGGGGCCGCTGAGGAGCTGCCCGAGGATGATTTCATCGCGGCGCTTCATTTCGCCCAAGCCAATGTTCAAAAGCTGGTCGAAGCCCAAGAAGAACTGGTGGGGCTCTGCGGGAAAGCGAAACGAGAGTTCGAGGTCAGCGTGGCCAAAGACGAACTGCTTGAGGTGGGTTACGAAATCGCGGGCGACCGGATTGAGGAAGCCATTTACGCTCCGTCGAAAGTCGAGCGAGGCAAAAAGGTGGGGGCCCTCCGGAATGAAGTGGAAGCGGCCATCAAGGAGCGCTTTCCCGAGACGAGCGACTTTGAGATTGAGCAAGTTTTTGAATACATTCAGAAAAAGGCTTTCCGCATCAGCATCATGGAGAAAGGCCAGCGGGCCGATGGACGGGGCATCAACGACCTCCGTCCTCTCTCGGCCGAATCCGGAGTGCTCCCCAAGCAAGTGCACGGCTCGGCTCTCTTTGCTCGTGGGGAAACCCAGGCCCTCGGGGTCGCTACCTTGGCGCCGGCGGATGAGCGACAGTATTTCGACAACTATGCCGGAGGAGAAGACAGCAAGCGCTTCATTCTCCACTACAATTTCCCGCCTTTCTCGGTGGGAGAAACCGGACGGATGGGCGGGCTCAATCGACGGGAAATCGGGCACGGTGCCCTGGCCGAGCGCTCGATTGCTCCCGTCATCCCGGATGAGGAAGACTTTCCTTACGCCATGCGCGTTTCCTCTGAAGTGATGGAATCCAACGGTTCCACTTCCATGGCCACCGTATGTGCTGGCACCATGTCTCTGCTGGACGCTGGGGTGCCCCTGAAGGCGCCCGTAGCCGGAATCTCAGCGGGGCTCGTGACGGAGTTCAATGAAGACGGATCGCTTAAGGAGCACAAGGTTCTCCTCGACATCATCGGGAGCGAAGATTTCTACGGCGATATGGACTTCAAACTCTGTGGCACCAGCGAGGGCGTCACGGGATACCAGCTCGACCTCAAGCTCCCCGGGATTCCGCTCTCTATTTTGGAAGAGGGGATTCGCGTGGCTCAGGCGGGCCGCGGCAAGGTGCTGGAAGTGATGGCCGCGTCCATCAGTGCTCCCGGGCAGCTGAGCCCCTTCGCTCCCCGGATCGAGTCCATCAAGATCGATCCCAGCAAGATCGGCGATGTCATCGGCCCAGGCGGCAAAAACATCAAGGCCATCCAGGCCGAGACCGGTGCCGATATCAACATTCAGGATGATGGCACGGTCCACATCTATGCCCTCAAGAAGGAAGGCCTGGATCGTGCGATCCAACTGGTGAAGCGAGTGACGGCCGAGATCGAAGTGGGTGAGAGCTACACCGGCAAGGTGGTCTCCACGACCAACTTCGGCGCCTTCATGGAGGTCATCCCCGGGAAGGACGGCCTCATCCACATCTCCGAGCTGGCTGATCGCCGGGTCGGGACGGTCGAGGAAATCGTGAAAGTGGGCGATACCATCACGGCCAAGTGCATCGGGATCGATGACAAAGGGCGCGTGAAGATGAGTCGCCGCGCCATCCTCAAAGAAGAGGCCAAGAAAGCCGAAGAACAGAACGCCTAAAAACCCCTCGCCATGGCGCGCTGGCAAGCCATCGCCCTCCTACTGCTCCTCTGGGCCGGGATGTATCTCCCCGGACTCGGTTCACGGGAGTTGAGGGGCGAGGAGCCGCGCCGCGTGCTGCCGGCCCGGGAGATGATCCAGTCAGGCCACTGGCTCATTCCTCGGATCGCCGGGCAGGAATACTTTCGGAAGCCGCCCGGGATCAATTGGTCCGTGGCGGCTTCTTTTTTGCTAACCGGCAGTCAGGACGAATGGGCCGCCCGCCTCCCTTCTGTCCTGGGTGTCTTGGCCTGTGGCCTCGGGTTTTTGCTTCTGGGGGAGGGGGTGATGGGTCGGCGAAGCGCCTTTTTGGCCGCCTTTTTCTTTCTGGCTTCGGTCGGCATGCTGGAGAAGGCCCGTCTGATCGAGATCGAGGCGCTTTATGTATCGCTCTTCGGCCTTGCTTGGCTGGTTTGGTGGAGTGCGATTGAGAAAGAGAGACCCTGGCAAGCCTGGCTCCTGGCGATGGCTCTTCTGGGAGGGGGCATGGTCATCAAAGGCCCTCTCCACGTTTTCTACTTTTATGTCCTGGCCATTTCGCTGAGCGTGGCGCATCGCAATCGATTCTTTCTCCTTCACCCGGCGCACTTGGTGGGCTGGCTGGTCTTTGCGGCGGTGGCCGCGCCTTGGTTTTGGCTCAGCCAGGAGCGGATGGCGGGAGCCACCGGTCCTTCCGGGGAGCAATGGGAGGTCTCGGCGGTCTGGTGGCAGCAGCTAGCTGAGCGGATGACCTTCGATACGGAGGTCCCGCTGGGCCATTGGATTCGGCAGACCTTTCAAGGCTGGCTCAATTTTCTGCCCTGGGTCGCCTTGGTCCCTTTGGGCTTCTGGCGCTGGCGGCGGGGGGACGTGGCCATCGTGGAAAGCCGTCGCAGGTTCCTGGCTCTTTTCTGGGGGCTCGTGATCGCTTATTTCGCGATCGCGATTTTGCCGACCTCGCGGCCGCGCTTCACCCTCCACCTCATCATTCCGGTCTGCTTACTAGCGGGAGAGTTGGTGGGACGAGGCTTGGGAGAGCGAGGGGAAAAAATCGCGAGTTTCTTGGGCGCCATGGCCGGTCTGGTGGGCGCGGTGGTGGCGATCGTGGCCAGCCTCGGGATCGTGGTCTACACCCGTGAGAAGGATTTTTCCTGGGCCCCCGGGGTGGAGTTCGGGGTGGCCGCCCTCTTGTTGGCCAGTTTCACTTTGCTATATGTCGCACGGTCTGGGCGGAGGGCGCATCGTGACTATGGGCTCGTCCTGCATCTGGGTTTGGGCTTGGTTTCGGTCAGTTTTGCCTATGCCTACCTCGCGGAAGCGGTCTTGAGCCACCGCATGAAATTCACACCGGTGGCGGAGGCCATCGAAGCCCATTTGCCGCCGGATCGGGTGGAGCCAGTGGTTCTTCTCGAGATGGGCTACATGCCCCAAGTCTTTTATTTCAAGGGGCCGGTCGAGGAATGGGGCAGCCGGAACGACCCGCAGGAGGCCCGTCCGGATTATCTCCTCCTGTTTCAGGACGAGCTGGAGTCTTCGCGTGGCGAGTTGGAGGCGCTTTGGGGTGCGTGGGAAGAGCTAGCCATCATTGAGGACCGCCATTGGTCCCGCGACCGGCCGTATGTCCTCATGGCTCGTTCGCGGGATTCTCCCGCTCCAGCACGATGATGTCCGGGCGATCAGAGCGCTCGTAGCGGAGGTTTTTGTTGGTGTCGAAGAAGTAGAAGGCCGCCAAACCGGTCACCGCGATCAAGAGCACCGAGACAAAAAAGCTGAAAAAACCCCGCATGCAAAAAGATGGGTTGGTTGCCAGCCCCTGTCAATCGCGGGGCGCCTTTCGCAGGAGGGCGGCGTAGGCTCCGTCGACGCCTTCGCGAAAGGGCTTGGTGTCGCGGGACTCGATCGCCAGCAAGCCCGGTAGGGTCTCACTCACTGTGCGGACCACGGCTTCGTTCTCCTCCGGATCGAGGCTGCACGTGCTGTAGACGAGGCGGCCGCCTGGTTTCAGGGCCTGCCAGGCCGATTCGATCATGCGCCGCTGGAGCTGGGTCACTTCCTCGAAGTAAGCTTCGCTCAGTCTCCAGCGGGCATCGATACGACGACGAAAGACGCCGCTGTTGCTGCAAGGAGTGTCCAAGAGGATCCCGTCGAAAGGTTCGCCCGAGGAGTCGATCCGAGTGGCGTCCCCTTTTTGGAGGCAGGCGTTCTGGACACCCAGTCGGGCGAGATTGTCTTTCAGCCGGGCCAGCCGCTGGGGGTCGCGGTCGCTCGCGAAGAGTTGCCCCGTGTTGTTCATGGATTGAGCTAGTTGGGCGGTTTTTCCGCCGGGGGCAGCGCAAGCGTCCAAAATCCTTTCCCCGGGCCGGGCTTGGAGAAGGCTCGTCGCCAGCGAGGTGCTCGGATCCTGAACGTAGAGCTGTCCGCTCGACAATTCCGCCAGCGGCAGGGAGTCCACTTGGTAAAAGTCCGTCCAGGCAGGCAAGGGTTTCCAGTTGGCGGGGAGAGGGGTGGGAGGCGGCCCTTGCAAGCGGTTCCAGCGCACCGTGAGGGGGGCGGGTTCTTGATTCCACTTCAAGAGGGCGCAAGTGGACGCTTCTCCAAAATGGGCTCGCCAGCGCTGGATGAGAAAAGCCGGGGTGGAGTATTGGGTTTCCCAGGGGAGCTGCTGGACGCTCGCGAGCAGTTCGCCCCGCTCACGAAGGCTTCGGCGAAGAACGGCGTTCACCAAAGCCTTGGCAGAACCGGCCAGTTTCACGCATTCATTCACGCTGGCGTAGGCGGCGGGCGCGGGAGAGAGGAGCGTTTCCAGGAGGCCCAACTGCAAGAGTCTCTCGACGCGGGCAGAGCACTTCTGCCGACGAAGCTGTCTGCTCCAGTGCTGCAAGAGAAGGCGGTTTCGGAGGACGCCGTAGACCAGGTGGCGCACAAAGGCGCGGTCCCGCTCGGGAAGCGAAGCGCTGGCTGGGCGAAGGAGATCTTCGGCAAAGTGGGAGCCGTTCTCCCATTTTTGGAGAACTTGCAGCGCCAAGGCGCGGCTCATTGAGCCAAGCCCGAGGGCTCAAAGTTCACGGGCGCGGTAGCCCCCGGGAAGCCTTTGAGTGAGAGAGTGAGAGCCAGGCCGTAGTTGAGCTCGTCCCTTTGGTTGTCCCGGATGACCACCCCCAGCGCAGCGGTCCAACTGGTCAAGTCCCGGTAGAGGCTGTATTGCTGGAGTTCGAGAGTGCCTTCTTCTAGCTCGATGATCTCACGAATGCCCACGCCCCACTCATCGGAGAGACGTCGGTAGGCTAGCAGGGAGATCCGGTTGCCATTGGCGAAGACGGGATGGCCGGAGAGGTAGTTGTAGCCGAGTGAGAAGCTCAGATTGTCCGTGGGCATCCAGTTGGCCGAGCTGTTGATCTCTGTGAAGTTCGAAGGGTCGTCGAGAAGAGGAAGCTGAGAGTCCAGAGCAAAACTCCCCCAAGGGACCGGCCGCCAGCGAAGCTCGGTGAAAAAATTGGAGAAATCCCGATCCTCTTCCGGATCATTCAAAAAGGCCTGGAGGTAGTTGTTCACCTCCAGCCAACGAAAGCTCCGGCCATCTCTCTTGGTGTGGAATCGATTGTGAAAGCCGAGCCGCAGGAGGCTCCAATCTCTGATTTGATCGACCGCGGTGAATTGTCCCGCGTCGAGAGGACGGAGAAAGGTGACGGGGGTGAGTCGATCAATGGCCGGGTAGTCTTCGCTGAAATCCTCTCCGGCGAGGTAGGAAAAATTCACGTAGGGCGCGAAGACGTGCAAAAGACCGTCCAAGCCGAAGGCCCGCGAGATGATCCCGGGATAGCGACGGGAAAACTTGGTGGAGGCATCGATCCCGGCGTTGAAAAGAAAGCGAAATTCATCCTCGGAGGCCAGGCCATTCACCCCGGTGTAAGAGGTGGCGCGCGCGCCAATCTTAGGCAGCAGATTCAACCAACCGAAGAAGGTGGTGGGGCGGGAAAGTTGGTGGAAGCTGTCGAAACGGAAGAAGGAAGGGGTCAGAAGGGAGTTCTGCAGGGCGGTCAACTCATTGAGGTTCTCGACCGTGCTCGGCTGGGACTCCAGAAATTCGATGCGTCGGCGGCGGGTCTCTTCGGTGAAGTCTCCGAGCTGCTCTTCGTAGTAGCCGAGGCTGGTCGATCCGTCATAGAACAAGCCACTCTCGAAGAGAGGTTGGCGGGTGAAGTCGAAGGCGATTTCAGGGAGACGCTGGTCGGTCTGGTAGAAGTCATTGATGTGAAAACGTCCCAGGAGAGTGAAGGTGCCTTGGGGATAGCGTTTGACCAACTGGATGAGGTTGTCGGGCCGGGGGTCGGTTTGCGCCTCCGATTGAAAGAAGTCTTCATAGAAGAAGTCATCGCTCAGGAGATTGAGATCGATATCCAAGAAGAGGCTGTCATCCCGAGGCTCTCCTCGACGGGAGAGGATGATCCCGTCTCCCTCGGGGGACTGGCTGTATTCGTCATCGTGGCCCTTGAGATAAATCCGATGCTGGAGATTGACCCGGTAGCGTTCGCGATCGGGCACTGGGGAGCGGGAGGTGGAAGCGGTCGTTTGGGCGGGATCGCCATCGTCGGCATAATAGAGGTAAAGGCGGCCAATTTCGTCCTGCCCCCGCCAGCGCATGGAGGTGAATTCCACCCCGCCGGCTAAGCCACGTTCCTGGCGCAAGTCCAATTCATAACGCGCCAGGGTGTGGCGGTCGCGGCCGAGCAGTTGGCCGTAACTATTCAGAAGAAAGGCACCCCATTCACTTTGGTAGCCTGGGAGAACCCGATACCCCAGCTGGCTGTCCGGCTGGATGGAGGCGTAGGGCAGCCAAAAGATTTTCTGGTCGCCCGCGTAGATCCAACTGTTTCGGAGAATGATCCGATCCACCTCGCCTAACTCGGAATCGTTGAGGATGTCAATTTCCCGCGATTCGATCCGCCAGTTGGGATTGCGGCTGTCGTGGGTGGTGAGGGTGGCCTGTTGGTTTTCGATCAGGGAAAGATCGGCGGTGTTGGATCGGAAGTCCTTTGCCTTGAAAAAGAGGGTCCCGTCTCCCTGGGCATAGAGGGTGCGGAGGCGGCTGCCGTCGAGGTCATCGGTCTCCAGGTAGTAAGTGGCCTCCTCCCCCGCGAAGACGTCCCCATCGCGGTAGATCACGACATTGCCTCGAACGCGCACCAAGCCCTCTTGCGTGTGGTAGGTGGCTTCATCCGCAAAGATTTCTGTCCCTTGGTAGGCGATGCGGACCGATTTCTGGTAGACGACGACCCCTGTCTCCGGATCGAGATCGACCCCGCCCACGTTGTTGATCAGCACTTCCGAGCCCAGCTCGGTGAGATTTCCCAAGCCCTGCCCCCAGGCGAGGGGGGCAGCGAGCCCCGAGACAAACAAGAGAGCAAGAAAGCGGCGGATCATGGGAGGCGGGCAGGGCGGCTTGTCTTGTCATAGCCTGCCCCTCCGAGGATGACAAGGCCGGGACGAGCGAGATCCTCAATCAGCGGCCAATCGAGTGAGCACTCCTTTTTTGGAGTCTGCCTGAAGGAACTGGACGAAGGCCTCCGCCGCCTCCCCCCAGGTGCCCTCGGCGATGGCCGCCTGGGCTTGGGGAAAGTTCAATCCCCTGCGGTAGAGGAGCCGGAAGAGCTCCTTGATTTCCTTCCGCTCGGCCGCCGAAAAACCGCCTCGCCGCAAGCCCACCACGTTGATCCCCGCCACCTGATTGACCCCGGCGGTCATGAGGTAGGGAGGGACGTCTTGGGAGTGGCCCGCCATGCCTTGGGCCATGACGAAAGAGCCGATGCGGATTTGCTGGTGGAAGACGGCTCCGCCTCCGAAGAAACAGTGATCGGCCACCGTGACATGCCCTCCCAGGAGCACGGCGTTGGCCAGGATGTTGCCGTTTCCTAGATGGCAGTCATGCCCGACGTGCGCGTTGGCCATGAGAAAATTGTCATCCCCCAGCGAGGTGACTCCCTCCGTGGAAGCGCTGCGATGGATGGTGACGTATTCGCGAAAGGTATTGCCCTTTCCGATGGTGAGGGAGCTGGGCTGGCTGGGATCGAAGCTCAAGTCCTGGGGAGGCTCTCCCAGGACGGCCCCCACGCCGACGGTGTTGTTTTCTCCCAGGTGCGTGTCCCCCAAAATGGTAGCCCGTGGGCCGATCCGAGTCCCCTCGCCAATCCGCACCCCGGCCCCGACCAGGGCAAAGGGACCCACTTCCACGTCCTGACCCAGTTCGGCAGTGGGATCGACCAGGGCAGTGGGGTGAATGTGACTCATAACAGGCCTTCTTCTTGGAAGCTGTAGTAAGGCTCGCGGCCGGGCGAAGGCAAGCCAATGATGAGGTGGTCCAAGAAGCGGACTTGCATGAGCTCGGCCGCTTCTGCCACTCGTTTGGTCACGGCGCGATCCGCCTGGCTGGGCGTGGGATCGCCCGAGGGATGATTGTGGACGAGAACAAAACCGTAGCCGGAATGGGCGATGACAGGGCGAAGAATCTCCCGCGGATGGGCGATGCTCTCATTCACGGAGCCGCGGGTGATTTCGATGGCTCGCTGGGGACAAAGCCGCACGTCCAGGAGGATGACGCGGAGCGATTCCACCGGCAACTGCTGAAGCTCCAAGCCGAGGTAACGATAGACGGCCTTGGGGTGATTAAGAGGTTCTTCCCGGAGCCGCTCC from the Verrucomicrobiota bacterium genome contains:
- a CDS encoding LON peptidase substrate-binding domain-containing protein — protein: METEPTNSHDSIYPVMSLPGSCLLPTGVLPLYIFEERFQKMLEEALSGDRMFCIGTRVSGEDTPLRFSSLGLIRACVTRPDGTAHLILHGLRRVEFVEWFYDQPYDRARVRSIPTEGLNAPEVDDELEELRSIVREQLLPQVVNSDSLAQHLETIEDPESYADTIACNFVSEMEDLQVLLGEPRLGRRLGHLRHMLSALLENSQA
- the rpsO gene encoding 30S ribosomal protein S15 is translated as MTAQATSLDQLKLHEKDTGSADVQIALLTGRITHLTEHLSGHKKDFSTRRGLLKLVARRRKLLDYLKRTNEERYSKVLQELGLRR
- a CDS encoding polyribonucleotide nucleotidyltransferase, coding for MSIHSITCQVGENPITIETGKMARLADGAVTVQCGETVMVVTAVSQPKIKEGQSWFPLSVEYKEKASAAGVFPGGYFKREGRPTEKEILTCRMTDRPLRPLFPKGYLYDTQIVALLLCADGVNDADILSMNGASAALCISDIPFAGPIGAVRVGRIEGDFVINPTFDQREESDLDLVYVGNKTDVIMIEGAAEELPEDDFIAALHFAQANVQKLVEAQEELVGLCGKAKREFEVSVAKDELLEVGYEIAGDRIEEAIYAPSKVERGKKVGALRNEVEAAIKERFPETSDFEIEQVFEYIQKKAFRISIMEKGQRADGRGINDLRPLSAESGVLPKQVHGSALFARGETQALGVATLAPADERQYFDNYAGGEDSKRFILHYNFPPFSVGETGRMGGLNRREIGHGALAERSIAPVIPDEEDFPYAMRVSSEVMESNGSTSMATVCAGTMSLLDAGVPLKAPVAGISAGLVTEFNEDGSLKEHKVLLDIIGSEDFYGDMDFKLCGTSEGVTGYQLDLKLPGIPLSILEEGIRVAQAGRGKVLEVMAASISAPGQLSPFAPRIESIKIDPSKIGDVIGPGGKNIKAIQAETGADINIQDDGTVHIYALKKEGLDRAIQLVKRVTAEIEVGESYTGKVVSTTNFGAFMEVIPGKDGLIHISELADRRVGTVEEIVKVGDTITAKCIGIDDKGRVKMSRRAILKEEAKKAEEQNA
- a CDS encoding glycosyltransferase family 39 protein, coding for MARWQAIALLLLLWAGMYLPGLGSRELRGEEPRRVLPAREMIQSGHWLIPRIAGQEYFRKPPGINWSVAASFLLTGSQDEWAARLPSVLGVLACGLGFLLLGEGVMGRRSAFLAAFFFLASVGMLEKARLIEIEALYVSLFGLAWLVWWSAIEKERPWQAWLLAMALLGGGMVIKGPLHVFYFYVLAISLSVAHRNRFFLLHPAHLVGWLVFAAVAAPWFWLSQERMAGATGPSGEQWEVSAVWWQQLAERMTFDTEVPLGHWIRQTFQGWLNFLPWVALVPLGFWRWRRGDVAIVESRRRFLALFWGLVIAYFAIAILPTSRPRFTLHLIIPVCLLAGELVGRGLGERGEKIASFLGAMAGLVGAVVAIVASLGIVVYTREKDFSWAPGVEFGVAALLLASFTLLYVARSGRRAHRDYGLVLHLGLGLVSVSFAYAYLAEAVLSHRMKFTPVAEAIEAHLPPDRVEPVVLLEMGYMPQVFYFKGPVEEWGSRNDPQEARPDYLLLFQDELESSRGELEALWGAWEELAIIEDRHWSRDRPYVLMARSRDSPAPAR
- a CDS encoding RsmB/NOP family class I SAM-dependent RNA methyltransferase gives rise to the protein MSRALALQVLQKWENGSHFAEDLLRPASASLPERDRAFVRHLVYGVLRNRLLLQHWSRQLRRQKCSARVERLLQLGLLETLLSPAPAAYASVNECVKLAGSAKALVNAVLRRSLRERGELLASVQQLPWETQYSTPAFLIQRWRAHFGEASTCALLKWNQEPAPLTVRWNRLQGPPPTPLPANWKPLPAWTDFYQVDSLPLAELSSGQLYVQDPSTSLATSLLQARPGERILDACAAPGGKTAQLAQSMNNTGQLFASDRDPQRLARLKDNLARLGVQNACLQKGDATRIDSSGEPFDGILLDTPCSNSGVFRRRIDARWRLSEAYFEEVTQLQRRMIESAWQALKPGGRLVYSTCSLDPEENEAVVRTVSETLPGLLAIESRDTKPFREGVDGAYAALLRKAPRD
- the lptD gene encoding LPS assembly protein LptD; protein product: MIRRFLALLFVSGLAAPLAWGQGLGNLTELGSEVLINNVGGVDLDPETGVVVYQKSVRIAYQGTEIFADEATYHTQEGLVRVRGNVVIYRDGDVFAGEEATYYLETDDLDGSRLRTLYAQGDGTLFFKAKDFRSNTADLSLIENQQATLTTHDSRNPNWRIESREIDILNDSELGEVDRIILRNSWIYAGDQKIFWLPYASIQPDSQLGYRVLPGYQSEWGAFLLNSYGQLLGRDRHTLARYELDLRQERGLAGGVEFTSMRWRGQDEIGRLYLYYADDGDPAQTTASTSRSPVPDRERYRVNLQHRIYLKGHDDEYSQSPEGDGIILSRRGEPRDDSLFLDIDLNLLSDDFFYEDFFQSEAQTDPRPDNLIQLVKRYPQGTFTLLGRFHINDFYQTDQRLPEIAFDFTRQPLFESGLFYDGSTSLGYYEEQLGDFTEETRRRRIEFLESQPSTVENLNELTALQNSLLTPSFFRFDSFHQLSRPTTFFGWLNLLPKIGARATSYTGVNGLASEDEFRFLFNAGIDASTKFSRRYPGIISRAFGLDGLLHVFAPYVNFSYLAGEDFSEDYPAIDRLTPVTFLRPLDAGQFTAVDQIRDWSLLRLGFHNRFHTKRDGRSFRWLEVNNYLQAFLNDPEEDRDFSNFFTELRWRPVPWGSFALDSQLPLLDDPSNFTEINSSANWMPTDNLSFSLGYNYLSGHPVFANGNRISLLAYRRLSDEWGVGIREIIELEEGTLELQQYSLYRDLTSWTAALGVVIRDNQRDELNYGLALTLSLKGFPGATAPVNFEPSGLAQ
- the lpxA gene encoding acyl-ACP--UDP-N-acetylglucosamine O-acyltransferase produces the protein MSHIHPTALVDPTAELGQDVEVGPFALVGAGVRIGEGTRIGPRATILGDTHLGENNTVGVGAVLGEPPQDLSFDPSQPSSLTIGKGNTFREYVTIHRSASTEGVTSLGDDNFLMANAHVGHDCHLGNGNILANAVLLGGHVTVADHCFFGGGAVFHQQIRIGSFVMAQGMAGHSQDVPPYLMTAGVNQVAGINVVGLRRGGFSAAERKEIKELFRLLYRRGLNFPQAQAAIAEGTWGEAAEAFVQFLQADSKKGVLTRLAAD
- the radC gene encoding DNA repair protein RadC, translated to MKVARIRDLPEQEQPREKLAARGPHALGDAELLAILLRTGTVQRDVVALSRFLLSEFGGLDGIARAEFQELANVSGLGRAKVCQLKAALELAVRLARERLREEPLNHPKAVYRYLGLELQQLPVESLRVILLDVRLCPQRAIEITRGSVNESIAHPREILRPVIAHSGYGFVLVHNHPSGDPTPSQADRAVTKRVAEAAELMQVRFLDHLIIGLPSPGREPYYSFQEEGLL